In Paramisgurnus dabryanus chromosome 7, PD_genome_1.1, whole genome shotgun sequence, the following are encoded in one genomic region:
- the rhcgl1 gene encoding rh family, C glycoprotein, like 1: MSKNTNIRISLPAVCFVWQIAMIILFGVFVRYNEESDAHWHEHRRKRNISSNLENDFYYRYPSFQDVHVMIFVGFGFLMTFLKRYSFGGVGFNFLIAAFGIQWALLMQGWFHYLDDEDWKIKIGIENLINADFCVASCLIAYGACLGKVSPVQLMVLTLFGVSLFAIEEYIILELLHVKDAGGSMVIHTFGAYYGLTISRILYRPNLSQSKPLHGSQYNSDVFAMIGTLFLWMYWPSFNSAIADHGDGQHRAAINTYLALAASVLTTYAISSLSQKQGKLDMVHIQNATLAAGVAMGTSAEFMITPYGSLIVGFCSGLISTLGYWFLTPFLEKTLKIQDTCGVHNLHGIPGILGAVVGAITAAAASSSVYGEEGLLKTFDYLAISDRTVNIQGGYQAAGLCVALAFGLVGGALVGGILKLPIWGDPSDANCFDDEVYWELPEEDHDNVSIHQNVNHVAPISMPADL, translated from the exons ATGAGCAAAAATACCAATATTCGAATCAGTCTTCCAGCAGTCTGCTTTGTCTGGCAGATTGCTATGATCATTTTATTTGGTGTGTTCGTACGTTATAATGAGGAGTCCGATGCCCACTGGCATGAACACAGGAGAAAGAGAAACATTTCCAGTAATTTAGAGAATGACTTTTACTATAGATACCCGA GCTTTCAGGATGTGCATGTAATGATCTTTGTCGGTTTTGGGTTCCTCATGACTTTTCTGAAGCGCTATAGTTTTGGAGGAGTCGGCTTCAATTTCCTCATCGCAGCCTTTGGGATTCAGTGGGCTCTGCTGATGCAAGGCTGGTTTCATTATCTTGACGATGAAGATTGGAAGATAAAAATTGGGATTGAGAA ccTCATCAATGCAGACTTCTGTGTGGCCAGCTGTCTTATTGCATATGGCGCTTGTCTTGGAAAGGTCAGTCCAGTCCAGCTCATGGTCCTAACGCTGTTTGGAGTAAGCTTGTTTGCAATTGAGGAGTATATTATTCTCGAACTCCTTCAT GTAAAAGATGCTGGTGGTTCCATGGTCATCCACACTTTTGGAGCATATTATGGTTTGACCATATCTCGGATTCTCTATCGACCAAATCTGTCTCAAAGCAAGCCTTTACATGGATCGCAGTACAATTCAGATGTGTTTGCAATGATTG GCACTCTCTTCCTTTGGATGTACTGGCCCAGTTTCAACTCCGCCATTGCAGATCATGGAGATGGTCAACACAGAGCGGCTATAAACACGTACCTTGCACTGGCTGCATCAGTTCTCACTACTTATGCTATTTCAAGTCTTTCACAGAAACAAGGAAAGCTTGACATG GTGCACATTCAGAATGCCACTTTGGCCGCTGGGGTCGCAATGGGGACTTCTGCGGAGTTTATGATTACGCCATACGGCTCACTGATAGTGGGTTTCTGTTCAGGCTTGATTTCCACACTTGGATACTGGTTTCTGACT CCCTTCTTGGAAAAAACTCTGAAGATACAGGACACGTGTGGTGTACATAACCTTCACGGAATTCCTGGAATTTTAGGAGCAGTTGTTGGAGCAATCACAGCAGCTGCTGCCAGTAGTTCAGTTTATGGAGAAGAGGG GCTGCTTAAAACCTTCGACTACTTAGCCATTTCTGACAGAACCGTCAACATTCAGGGAGGTTACCAGGCTGCTGGTCTTTGTGTAGCATTAGCGTTTGGACTTGTAGGTGGCGCTTTGGTTG GGGGCATTCTAAAGCTGCCAATCTGGGGAGACCCATCAGATGCCAACTGCTTTGACGATGAGGTATATTGGGAG CTTCCTGAGGAGGACCATGACAATGTCTCCATACACCAAAACGTGAACCATGTTGCCCCCATAAGTATGCCCGCAGATCT ATAA